The following DNA comes from Candidatus Poribacteria bacterium.
CCAGGATGAGTGGGCTCACAAACGGTTCGCGTCAAGAACGACGCGCATCGGATCGTTGTGACTCCTCCGCGCGTACCTCGTCCACCATCTCTTGCGCGATGCGGTCGGCTTCCTCTTGCGAGATGGGAGCCACGCCCTCCCAGATGCGCTCAAGCGCCTCGAAGTCCTTCGCGCGCTGCTCGCAGTAGCGTTCGTAGGCGCGCGGCGAGATGAGCACGCCCATCTTCTTGTTCCCGCGCTTGATGACGATCTCGTCGTTTTGGTAGAACGCCCGCTCCAGCAGCTCGCCGAGCCGCTGGCGGGCTTCCATGGCGCTGACTTCGCTCCGCATCGTCGTCTCCCTGCTCTGCGAACTCGATGGGTTGATAGCGTTCCTATGGTTAGTATGGTGCGCAGATGGGCGGCGATCAAGGCGGGCAACCACGGTCATCTCATGAATGCGTCCGGTCCCCCAACGACGGGGTCCACACGGTCGTACCGGGCTCCGACGCGACACCGTTCGTCCTCGAACCTGTCGTCGCCTATCCGTCGCTCCCGCGAGCCCCGTTTTCACGAGGCCAGGAAGCGGGAGCCTAGAGTCTCTGGATTCCGCTTGCGCGGGAATGACGAGGCTGGTTGGCTTGGTACGGCGCCCGACGCGTCGCGTTCATGAAATGGCATTGAGCGGGCAACGCGACGTGTT
Coding sequences within:
- a CDS encoding type II toxin-antitoxin system Phd/YefM family antitoxin produces the protein MTVVARLDRRPSAHHTNHRNAINPSSSQSRETTMRSEVSAMEARQRLGELLERAFYQNDEIVIKRGNKKMGVLISPRAYERYCEQRAKDFEALERIWEGVAPISQEEADRIAQEMVDEVRAEESQRSDARRS